The nucleotide sequence AGGAAGGGCAGTGCCCCGCCGGAGTGCGTGAAGTGCCAGCGGATGTTCGGGTAGTCCCGCAGGACACCGTTGTAGATAAGGCTGGTCATCGCGCGGGTCGCATCGAACGTGTACTCGAAGACGTTGTTCCCGGCCGGGATGTCCGGGCCGAAGCAGAGCTTCGGAGCCGGGTTCGCCTCCGGACCCGTCGGGTGGACATAGACGTAGGCATGGCGGTCATTGAGGATCTCGTACAGAGGTGCGAACGAAGGATCCCCGAGGTAGGTGCCCTTGTAGTTGGTGAGCAGGCAGATGCCGTCGAGATCCAGTTCGCCGAGCGCACGGTCCACCTCGGCGACCGCGCCGTCGATGTCGGGCATCGGAGTGACCGCGAAGATCCCGAACCGGTCACCCCGGGTCCGCACGAGGTTGTGGGCGTAGTCGTTGACCGCGCGGGCGGTGGCGCGCCGGTCGTCGACCGGGCCGACGGTGACCTGGAGGTCGCCGAACGACAGGACGCTGGCCTGGATCCGGTACTGGTCCATGAAGGCGACGTGCCGCTCGACCGACCACGGACCGTACGCCCCGGTAATGGCGCCGAGGAGGCCGTAGCGCTTCAGGTAGTCGTTGTACACGTCGGGCGAGTAGTGGGCGTGGGTGTCGATACGCCAGTTGCCCTTCGGCAGCCCCGAGCCGGACGATGCCGTCTCCGGACTGGCCATGGCAGCAGGCACCGTGGCCGCCGCCGCCGTGACAAGCGCCGCGGCCGATGCCCCTTCGATCATCCTTCGACGCGAGATGTTCCGTCGCAGGTTCATTTCCAGTTCCCCTCTTGATTCTGTGTGCGAATCAGGTCGTATGTGTGTGGGTCGTGACACCGTCGCCAGGCCGGGCGGCCTGCGCAGGGCAGCGGGTGGGGCCGGTGCCGTGTCGAAGAG is from Streptomyces sp. NBC_01314 and encodes:
- a CDS encoding amidohydrolase family protein, with the translated sequence MASPETASSGSGLPKGNWRIDTHAHYSPDVYNDYLKRYGLLGAITGAYGPWSVERHVAFMDQYRIQASVLSFGDLQVTVGPVDDRRATARAVNDYAHNLVRTRGDRFGIFAVTPMPDIDGAVAEVDRALGELDLDGICLLTNYKGTYLGDPSFAPLYEILNDRHAYVYVHPTGPEANPAPKLCFGPDIPAGNNVFEYTFDATRAMTSLIYNGVLRDYPNIRWHFTHSGGALPFLAYRLATRHSAFPPFNEVLPEGPLKYMKRLFFDNAQAFTAAQLQPLSSLVPADHIMFGSDWPATRHLYAADNVETMPFLKGSLPILKTGDPEPTVDEIYSRRERIALERDNALGQFPKLKARIRRAGSR